From one Mytilus edulis chromosome 1, xbMytEdul2.2, whole genome shotgun sequence genomic stretch:
- the LOC139514294 gene encoding gelsolin-like protein 2 — translation MALVKPKQYDWKDSNLALFGSDTEKQVKKESAEHEPAWKKAGLKPGIQIWRIVKFKVTHWQEEDFGKFYDGDSYIILNTYKEEGNEQLLFDVHFWIGKYSTQDEYGTAAYKTVELDTYLDDAPIQHREVQGHESELFRSYFKTITYLHGGADSGFRHVKPEEYQPRLFHFHGDKYGVEVKEVTRKRSNLDSTDVYILDMGAKIYLWLGKGCNKDEKFKGLQYVNSLKDERRGKKTETETLEEETTSESDEFYKALDQGDEDDFDSSSDFVSSKTEKELYRLSDQTGEMKMTLEKTGQVQQGDLKSEDVFILDIQDELFVWIGSATTYAERKNAMTYAHNYLMKTDHPLVPVSCLNEGKTTKAFHSAIAA, via the exons ATGG CTTTAGTGAAACCAAAACAGTACGACTGGAAGGATTCTAACTTGGCCTTGTTTGGTTCAGATACAGAAAAACAAGTCAAAA AGGAATCGGCAGAACATGAACCAGCCTGGAAAAAAGCAGGTTTGAAGCCAGGTATCCAAATTTGGAGAATTGTG AAATTCAAAGTTACACATTGGCAAGAGGAAgattttgggaaattttatgaCGGAGATTCTTATATCATACTGAAT ACATACAAAGAAGAAGGGAATGAACAATTGTTGTTTGATGTACATTTTTGGATCGGAAAATACAGCACACAG GACGAATACGGAACAGCAGCATACAAAACAGTTGAATTAGACACTTATTTAGATGACGCGCCAATCCAACACAGAGAAGTGCAAGGCCATGAGTCAGAATTGTTCAGATCATACTTTAAAACCATCAC ATATCTTCATGGTGGCGCTGACAGTGGTTTTAGACATGTTAAACCAGAAGAATACCAACCAAGATTATTTCATTTCCATGGTGATAAATACGGAGTAGAAGTTAAGGAG GTAACAAGAAAACGAAGCAATTTAGATTCGACAGACGTATATATTCTTGACATGGGTGCTAAAATATACCTCTGGCTGGGAAAAGGTTGCAATAAAGATGAAAAATTCAAG GGTCTGCAGTATGTCAATTCTCTGAAAGATGAGAGGAGAGGAAAGAAGACCGAAACTGAGACTTTAGAAGAGGAAACAACCTCAGAATCA GACGAATTTTATAAAGCTTTGGACCAAGGAGATGAAGATGATTTTGATAGCAGTTCTGATTTTGTTTCttcaaaaacagaaaaagaacTTTACAG GTTATCTGATCAAACTGGAGAAATGAAAATGACATTGGAAAAGACGGGTCAAGTACAACAGGGTGATTTAAAATCAGAG GATGTTTTCATATTGGATATACAAGATGAACTATTTGTATGGATCGGAAGTGCTACTACATATGCTGAACGCAAAAATGCCATGACCTATGCACAT AACTATTTAATGAAAACAGATCATCCATTGGTACCTGTTAGCTGTCTTAATGAAGGAAAGACAACAAAAGCGTTCCACTCTGCAATTGCTGCATAA